In the genome of bacterium HR34, the window ACGTCTTATCTTACAGATTATTTAAAAAAGAAAATAGAAGCCATTAAAAGCAAAATAGAAAGGCTAAAAGAAAGAATTAGAGACGATAAAGAAAAGCTATACTCAGAAGCAGGGTTTTTACTGGCAAAAGAAGTTATGAAAGACATTAAAAAATTTGTAACAAAGGATTTAAAAATAAAATTTGATGTTTGGAGAAGCGAACAGGAATTATTTGATAAATCTTATATTAAAAAAATACTCAACTTTTTAAATAAAAAAGGTCTTACTTATGAGAAAGACGGCGCTTTGTGGATTAAAACAAGCGATTTTGGAGATTCCCAAGATTGGGTTTTAGTAAGAAGTACAGGAGAGCCTTCTTATTTACTATCTGATATTGCTTATCATAAATTTGTAAAATTTAAGTTTAACAAAGTGATAGAGTTTTTTGGCGCTGATCATCAGGCGCATAAAAAGAGAATGGAAGTAATAGCAAAAATGTTGGGTTTTAAGGGAGATTTGAATATTTTAATAACGCAGTTGGTAAACTTGAAAGAAGGTAAAATGTCAAAAAGAGAAGGAAGGGTTATTTATTTGAAAGATTTAATTGATGAAGTCGGCTTGGATAGCGCCAGATTTTTTTATTTACAAAAAAGTATAGATTCTCAAATGGTTTTTGATATGGAATTGGCAAAAGAAAGATCTCAAAAAAGCCCGGTTTATTATTGTCAGTACGCTTTAGTTAGATGCAAAAGTATTTTAAGGAAAAATAAAAAGAAAAATGTAAAAGTGAAAAAAATAATTTTGAAAGATCACGAAGAAATTTTAT includes:
- the argS gene encoding Arginine--tRNA ligase, giving the protein MLKDVIKKKIENTIKKLSLPEVVFNIEKPEIEKFGDYSSNVCFLLVKELKKNPSEIAQLFIKELSKDKYFEKVEVANNGFLNFFFKKDFIEKELQKFSASKIQPNKRIKKLKINIEFISANPTGLPHIGNGRAGFFGDVLANIFEFLGAKVQREYYINDAKVSKQIKELGKTAVGEGTSYLTDYLKKKIEAIKSKIERLKERIRDDKEKLYSEAGFLLAKEVMKDIKKFVTKDLKIKFDVWRSEQELFDKSYIKKILNFLNKKGLTYEKDGALWIKTSDFGDSQDWVLVRSTGEPSYLLSDIAYHKFVKFKFNKVIEFFGADHQAHKKRMEVIAKMLGFKGDLNILITQLVNLKEGKMSKREGRVIYLKDLIDEVGLDSARFFYLQKSIDSQMVFDMELAKERSQKSPVYYCQYALVRCKSILRKNKKKNVKVKKIILKDHEEILLAKEVLRFPEVLHNIANNLQVHLLINYTISLADKFHNFYHSCNVLTAEKELKESRLLLVKKVAETFEVIFDILGISKPSKM